The Streptomyces sp. NBC_00670 genome window below encodes:
- a CDS encoding sigma factor-like helix-turn-helix DNA-binding protein: MRGREASHGARRAREFEVFVAGAAGRLLHTATLLTAETPDANPRARRLLTHALAYTYAAWDRLRGEDPYDRARQQLAIRFTRTAWHTYGALGRHRPEAAGTLARLSPQERLVVVLRLYEGIAEEQTAALLGLPVERVRTICARAITTLLHPPRGPAPAVREVATP; this comes from the coding sequence GTGCGCGGACGGGAGGCGTCGCACGGTGCCCGCCGGGCCCGGGAGTTCGAGGTGTTCGTCGCGGGCGCGGCCGGCCGGCTGCTGCACACCGCCACCCTGCTCACCGCCGAGACCCCCGACGCCAATCCGCGTGCCCGACGACTGCTCACGCACGCCCTGGCGTACACGTACGCCGCCTGGGACCGGCTGCGCGGCGAGGACCCCTACGACCGCGCCCGGCAGCAGCTCGCGATCCGCTTCACGCGCACGGCGTGGCACACGTACGGCGCGCTCGGCCGGCACCGCCCGGAGGCGGCCGGGACGCTGGCCCGGCTCAGCCCGCAGGAGCGGCTGGTCGTCGTCCTGCGGCTCTACGAGGGCATCGCCGAGGAACAGACCGCCGCGCTGCTCGGGCTGCCCGTCGAGCGCGTACGGACGATCTGCGCGCGGGCGATCACCACGCTGCTGCACCCGCCGCGCGGCCCGGCCCCGGCGGTGCGGGAGGTGGCGACGCCGTGA